The following coding sequences are from one Streptomyces sp. NBC_01232 window:
- a CDS encoding SDR family oxidoreductase — MSSPDPQFRAMPDDENSSDHGDGAPGVRQPRNPSDIRRRSPVIAVTGAASGVGAALVSRLAASDEVKQVVAIDERRGDCAAAQWHILDVRDPAIAEKLRGADVVVHLALDLDLETDPAARTAYNVRGTQTVLTAAAAAGVHRVVLCTSAMVYGALPDNDIPLSEDSELRATAEATGVGDLLEIERLGRRAPRAHPGLNVTVIRPAVLVGGTDTALTRYFESPRLLVVAGSRPTWQFCHVDDLVSALEYAALEKVEGELAVGCEGWLEQEEVEELSGIRRMELPSAVALGAAARLHRIGLTPSPAGDLAYTMHPWVVSVSGLHAAGWRPRWTNEEVLAELLREVSGRHTVAGRRLGRRDAATAAGAAGATVALLGAAAAVRLARKRRGI; from the coding sequence GTGAGTTCCCCAGATCCGCAGTTTCGCGCGATGCCCGACGACGAAAACAGCTCCGACCACGGTGACGGCGCCCCCGGCGTTCGCCAGCCGCGAAACCCGTCGGACATCCGCCGGCGCAGCCCCGTGATCGCCGTGACCGGCGCCGCGTCGGGCGTCGGCGCCGCGCTGGTGAGCCGCCTGGCCGCCTCCGACGAGGTCAAGCAGGTCGTCGCCATCGACGAGCGGCGGGGGGACTGCGCCGCCGCGCAGTGGCACATCCTCGACGTACGGGACCCCGCGATCGCCGAGAAGCTGCGCGGCGCCGACGTCGTGGTGCACCTCGCCCTCGACCTCGACCTGGAGACGGACCCGGCCGCCCGTACGGCGTACAACGTGCGCGGGACCCAGACCGTCCTGACGGCCGCCGCCGCGGCCGGCGTGCACCGGGTCGTGCTCTGCACCTCGGCGATGGTCTACGGGGCCCTGCCCGACAACGACATCCCGCTGTCCGAGGACTCCGAGCTGCGGGCCACCGCCGAGGCGACCGGTGTCGGCGACCTCCTGGAGATCGAGCGCCTCGGCCGGCGCGCCCCCCGCGCGCACCCCGGACTGAACGTCACCGTGATCCGCCCGGCCGTCCTGGTCGGCGGCACCGACACCGCCCTGACCCGGTACTTCGAGTCCCCGCGGCTGCTCGTGGTGGCGGGATCCCGCCCCACCTGGCAGTTCTGCCACGTGGACGACCTGGTCAGCGCCCTGGAGTACGCGGCCCTGGAGAAGGTCGAGGGCGAGCTGGCCGTGGGCTGCGAGGGGTGGCTGGAGCAGGAGGAGGTCGAGGAGCTGAGCGGCATCCGCCGCATGGAGCTCCCCTCGGCGGTCGCCCTGGGTGCGGCGGCCCGGCTGCACCGGATCGGCCTGACCCCGTCCCCGGCCGGGGACCTCGCCTACACGATGCACCCGTGGGTGGTCAGCGTCAGCGGGCTGCACGCGGCGGGCTGGCGGCCGCGCTGGACCAACGAGGAGGTGCTCGCCGAGCTCCTCCGGGAGGTCTCGGGCCGGCACACGGTCGCGGGCCGCCGGCTGGGCCGCAGGGACGCCGCCACGGCCGCCGGTGCGGCCGGCGCCACGGTCGCCCTGCTGGGCGCGGCCGCGGCCGTCCGCCTGGCGCGCAAGCGGCGCGGGATCTGA
- a CDS encoding molybdenum cofactor biosynthesis protein MoaE, with the protein MAPHFDHPGEQAASDPIRLLQIRRTPLSIDEVFQAVGDDASGGTTLFVGTVRNHDSGADVDSLGYSCHPTAEAEMRRVAERVVAKFPVRALAAVHRVGDLAVGDLAVVVAVSCPHRGEAFEAARMLIDDLKHEVPIWKHQTFSDGTEEWVGAC; encoded by the coding sequence ATGGCACCGCACTTCGACCACCCCGGTGAGCAGGCCGCTTCGGACCCGATCCGGCTGCTCCAGATCCGCAGGACCCCGCTCTCGATCGACGAGGTCTTCCAGGCCGTCGGCGACGACGCTTCGGGCGGTACGACGCTCTTCGTCGGCACGGTGCGCAACCACGACAGCGGCGCGGACGTCGACTCGCTCGGCTACTCCTGCCACCCGACCGCCGAGGCCGAGATGCGCCGTGTGGCCGAGCGCGTCGTGGCCAAGTTCCCGGTCCGCGCCCTCGCGGCCGTGCACCGCGTCGGTGACCTGGCCGTCGGTGACCTGGCCGTCGTCGTCGCCGTGTCCTGCCCGCACCGCGGCGAGGCCTTCGAGGCCGCCCGGATGCTGATCGACGACCTCAAGCACGAGGTCCCGATCTGGAAGCACCAGACCTTCAGCGACGGCACCGAGGAGTGGGTCGGAGCCTGCTGA
- a CDS encoding YlbL family protein has protein sequence MPRRTATMLASTLVLFALLCAGVFIKVPYSEMSPGPTVNTLGDSHGAPVLNISGRKTYPTSGHLNMTTVRVTGADYDMSLVEAVYGWLAGDNIVVPHENLYPNGKTEAESTQENAEEFSQSQQSAKVAALKQLGIPVTARVIVSTVVKDSPAEGRLHAGDVIKAVDGTAVTAPEDVAKLVTKHKPGEPVEFTIVPAKEAAEAAKANHEATGSSKVTINAGKAEGDGHAIVGIRAGTDHTFPFTIDIKLADVGGPSAGLMFALGIVDKLTPEDLTGGKFVAGTGTIDDAGKVGPIGGIQMKTIGARQAGARYFLTPAENCASAASNVPDGLTLVKVATIDDATKALQKISKGDTAGLPQCSTRP, from the coding sequence ATGCCACGCCGCACCGCGACGATGCTCGCTTCCACCCTGGTGCTGTTCGCGCTGCTCTGCGCAGGGGTGTTCATCAAGGTCCCGTACTCCGAGATGAGCCCCGGCCCCACCGTGAACACGCTCGGTGACTCGCACGGCGCGCCCGTCCTCAACATCTCGGGACGCAAGACGTACCCGACCAGCGGCCACCTCAACATGACGACCGTCCGCGTCACCGGCGCCGACTACGACATGAGCCTGGTGGAAGCGGTGTACGGGTGGCTGGCCGGCGACAACATCGTCGTCCCGCACGAGAACCTCTACCCGAACGGCAAGACGGAAGCGGAATCCACCCAGGAGAACGCCGAGGAGTTCAGCCAGTCGCAGCAGAGCGCCAAGGTGGCCGCCCTGAAGCAGCTCGGCATCCCGGTCACCGCCCGGGTGATCGTCTCCACCGTCGTCAAGGACAGCCCCGCCGAGGGCCGGCTGCACGCCGGCGACGTGATCAAGGCGGTGGACGGCACCGCCGTCACCGCCCCCGAGGACGTGGCCAAGCTCGTCACCAAGCACAAGCCGGGCGAGCCGGTGGAATTCACCATCGTGCCCGCCAAGGAGGCCGCCGAGGCGGCGAAGGCGAACCACGAGGCCACGGGCTCCTCGAAGGTGACGATCAACGCCGGCAAGGCGGAGGGCGACGGTCACGCCATCGTCGGCATCCGGGCCGGCACCGACCACACCTTCCCGTTCACGATCGACATCAAGCTCGCCGACGTCGGCGGCCCGAGCGCCGGTCTGATGTTCGCCCTCGGCATCGTCGACAAGCTCACCCCGGAGGACCTGACCGGCGGGAAGTTCGTCGCGGGAACCGGCACCATCGACGACGCGGGCAAGGTCGGCCCCATCGGCGGCATCCAGATGAAGACCATTGGGGCCCGTCAGGCCGGCGCACGGTACTTCCTGACGCCCGCCGAGAACTGCGCCTCCGCGGCCTCGAACGTGCCCGACGGGCTGACGCTGGTGAAGGTCGCCACCATCGACGACGCCACCAAGGCGCTGCAGAAGATCAGCAAGGGGGACACGGCCGGGCTGCCGCAGTGCAGCACCCGGCCCTGA
- a CDS encoding PPA1309 family protein: protein MLPMSNLSPSPGTPMAASPLTRACLEIDEYAAGLGWDKPARLFALVDTARLKKQEPRLAGQLGLDQDDAGKSSLTPIEQDEVPKGTPLDKFLGTIAWPDAVVGCALTVERLMLPPSAEASVPEGLNDKQLSKWVAAHPERQEVRLTVAVLRDGSRESAVRLREKDSSTEVLTGAGLVPGLAEALAATFS from the coding sequence ATGTTGCCCATGTCCAACCTCTCACCTTCCCCCGGCACCCCCATGGCGGCCAGTCCGCTGACCCGTGCCTGCCTCGAGATCGACGAGTACGCGGCCGGCCTCGGCTGGGACAAGCCCGCGCGGCTCTTCGCGCTCGTCGACACCGCCCGGCTCAAGAAGCAGGAGCCTCGCCTCGCGGGCCAGCTCGGTCTCGACCAGGACGACGCCGGAAAGTCCTCCCTCACCCCGATCGAGCAGGACGAGGTCCCCAAGGGGACCCCGCTCGACAAGTTCCTGGGCACCATCGCCTGGCCCGACGCCGTCGTCGGCTGCGCGCTGACGGTGGAGCGTTTGATGCTGCCGCCGTCCGCGGAGGCCTCCGTGCCGGAGGGTCTGAACGACAAGCAGCTGTCGAAGTGGGTCGCCGCGCACCCGGAGCGTCAGGAGGTCCGCCTCACGGTGGCCGTGCTGCGCGACGGCTCGCGCGAGTCGGCCGTACGGCTGCGCGAGAAGGACTCCTCGACGGAGGTCCTCACCGGTGCGGGCCTGGTGCCCGGCCTGGCGGAGGCCCTGGCGGCGACCTTCTCCTAG
- a CDS encoding UPF0182 family membrane protein, whose translation MPDRGGGPSGPRMRVGRPSRRARTLLMTLGVLAVLAMLFIMFAGFWTDWLWFRSVKYSTVFTTTLWTKIGLFAVFGLLMAGAVGLNIWLAHRLRPPLSAMSMEQQSLDRYRMSIAPYKKWLLLGIAVLVGLIAGASAAGQWKTWLMYVNGVTFGTKDPQFNMDVSFYTFDLPWYRFLLGFGFAAVVLSVIAAAVVHYLYGGLRVTSPGARATAAATGHLSVLLGLFVTLKAVAYWLDRYGLAVKSSDFKAADNWTGLRYVDANAYLPAKTILVAIAAICAVLFFATLWRRTWQLPVIGFGLMVLSAILIGGLYPAIVQKFQVQPNEQAKESPYVQKNIKATRDAYGIAGSEVTDYPGSPQTEDRGKLRPQADSTASIRILDPNIVSPAFQQLQQVKGYYAFPSTLAVDRYSGQDTVIGLRELNIGGIPKNNWINDHFKYTHGYGVVAAKGTTVGAEGAPDFTQSDLPSKGMFGTDFEQRIYYGEQTKQYSIVGGPQKELDYSDDKGEKETSYKGDSGVNLDNPVNRAAYALTFNEPQILYSGAIGDGSRILYNRTPKQRVEAVAPWLTIDGAPYPAVIDGRIKWIVDAYTTTNGYPYASRTTLGQSTADSLTNSQRAVVAQENQVNYIRNSVKATVDAYDGSVDLYQWDTQDPVLKTWMKAFPGTVKPKADIAKPLMDHLRYPQDLFKVQRELLTRYHVTDPQTFLSGSEAWAVPDDPTTKAGTAVPPYYLSMKMPGQKEKDQVFSLTTTFTPNERPNLSAFMAVNADPGTADYGKIRILKMPTSKPPDGPGQVQSKFQSEPKIAESIRLLRGGDSEIEYGNLLAVPLDGGMLYVEPVYVRSSGLKYPLLRKVLVTYGGQTAFEDTLEKALNVVFGAEAPTTPVPPVQPPGDGTVTPPTIQDPTVKAALGDAQKAIEEAEKARQAGDWAAFGKAQEDIKAALKRAIEAEAKTATPAPSAPSGQ comes from the coding sequence ATGCCGGACCGCGGCGGAGGCCCTTCCGGGCCACGGATGAGAGTCGGCCGCCCCTCCCGGCGGGCCCGAACTCTCCTGATGACCTTGGGCGTGCTGGCCGTCCTGGCCATGCTCTTCATCATGTTCGCGGGCTTCTGGACTGACTGGCTCTGGTTCCGCTCCGTGAAGTACTCCACCGTCTTCACCACCACGCTGTGGACCAAGATCGGCCTCTTCGCCGTGTTCGGTCTGCTGATGGCCGGTGCCGTCGGGCTGAACATCTGGCTGGCCCACCGGCTGCGCCCGCCGCTCAGCGCGATGTCGATGGAGCAGCAGAGCCTCGACCGTTACCGGATGAGCATCGCCCCGTACAAGAAGTGGCTGCTCCTGGGCATCGCCGTGCTCGTCGGCCTGATCGCGGGAGCGTCGGCGGCCGGCCAGTGGAAGACCTGGCTCATGTATGTGAACGGGGTGACCTTCGGTACGAAGGACCCGCAGTTCAACATGGACGTGTCCTTCTACACCTTCGACCTGCCCTGGTACCGCTTCCTGCTCGGCTTCGGCTTCGCCGCCGTCGTCCTGTCGGTGATCGCCGCCGCCGTCGTGCACTACCTGTACGGCGGACTGCGCGTGACCAGCCCGGGCGCCCGCGCGACCGCCGCGGCGACCGGGCACCTGTCGGTGCTGCTCGGCCTCTTCGTGACGCTGAAGGCGGTCGCCTACTGGCTCGACCGGTACGGCCTCGCCGTGAAGTCCAGCGACTTCAAGGCGGCCGACAACTGGACGGGCCTGCGCTACGTCGACGCGAACGCCTACCTCCCGGCGAAGACGATCCTCGTCGCCATCGCCGCGATCTGCGCCGTGCTGTTCTTCGCGACGCTGTGGCGCCGCACCTGGCAGCTGCCGGTCATCGGCTTCGGCCTGATGGTGCTCTCGGCGATCCTGATCGGCGGGCTCTACCCGGCGATCGTGCAGAAGTTCCAGGTCCAGCCGAACGAGCAGGCCAAGGAATCCCCGTACGTCCAGAAGAACATCAAGGCCACGCGCGACGCCTACGGCATCGCGGGCTCCGAGGTCACGGACTACCCGGGCTCCCCGCAGACCGAGGACCGGGGCAAGCTGCGGCCGCAGGCCGACAGCACGGCCAGCATCCGCATCCTCGACCCCAACATCGTTTCGCCGGCGTTCCAGCAGCTCCAGCAGGTCAAGGGCTACTACGCCTTCCCGTCCACGCTCGCCGTGGACCGGTACAGCGGCCAGGACACGGTCATCGGGCTGCGCGAGCTGAACATCGGCGGCATCCCGAAGAACAACTGGATCAACGACCACTTCAAGTACACGCACGGGTACGGCGTGGTCGCGGCCAAGGGCACCACCGTCGGTGCCGAGGGCGCTCCCGACTTCACCCAGTCCGACCTGCCCTCCAAGGGCATGTTCGGCACGGACTTCGAGCAGCGCATCTACTACGGCGAGCAGACGAAGCAGTACTCGATCGTCGGCGGGCCGCAGAAGGAGCTCGACTACTCGGACGACAAGGGCGAGAAGGAGACGAGCTACAAGGGCGACTCCGGAGTCAACCTGGACAACCCGGTCAACCGGGCCGCGTACGCGCTCACCTTCAACGAGCCGCAGATCCTCTACTCGGGCGCCATCGGCGACGGCTCGCGGATCCTCTACAACCGCACGCCCAAGCAGCGCGTCGAGGCCGTCGCACCGTGGCTGACCATCGACGGCGCGCCCTACCCCGCCGTGATCGACGGCCGGATCAAGTGGATCGTCGACGCGTACACGACCACCAACGGTTACCCGTACGCCTCGCGCACCACTCTGGGCCAGAGCACCGCGGACTCGCTGACCAACAGCCAGCGCGCGGTGGTGGCCCAGGAGAACCAGGTCAACTACATCCGCAACTCGGTGAAGGCGACCGTCGACGCGTACGACGGCTCGGTCGACCTCTACCAGTGGGACACCCAGGACCCGGTCCTGAAGACCTGGATGAAGGCCTTCCCGGGCACGGTCAAGCCCAAGGCCGACATCGCCAAGCCGCTCATGGACCACCTGCGGTACCCGCAGGACCTCTTCAAGGTCCAGCGCGAGCTGCTGACCCGGTACCACGTCACCGACCCGCAGACCTTCCTCAGCGGCAGTGAGGCGTGGGCGGTCCCGGACGACCCGACGACCAAGGCCGGTACGGCGGTTCCGCCGTACTACCTGTCGATGAAGATGCCGGGGCAGAAGGAGAAGGACCAGGTCTTCTCGCTCACCACGACGTTCACGCCGAACGAGCGGCCCAACCTGAGCGCCTTCATGGCGGTCAATGCCGATCCGGGTACCGCGGACTACGGCAAGATCCGCATTCTGAAGATGCCGACCAGCAAGCCGCCGGACGGCCCCGGTCAGGTGCAGAGCAAGTTCCAGTCCGAGCCGAAGATCGCCGAATCCATCCGCCTGCTGCGCGGTGGTGACTCGGAGATCGAGTACGGCAACCTGCTCGCGGTGCCGCTCGACGGCGGCATGCTCTACGTGGAGCCGGTCTACGTCCGCAGCTCCGGCCTGAAGTACCCGCTGCTGCGCAAGGTGCTCGTGACCTACGGCGGCCAGACGGCCTTCGAGGACACGCTGGAGAAGGCGCTGAACGTGGTCTTCGGGGCCGAGGCCCCGACCACGCCGGTGCCCCCGGTCCAGCCGCCGGGTGACGGCACCGTCACGCCGCCGACCATCCAGGACCCGACGGTCAAGGCGGCCCTCGGCGACGCGCAGAAGGCGATCGAGGAGGCCGAGAAGGCCCGGCAGGCCGGCGACTGGGCGGCCTTCGGCAAGGCCCAGGAGGACATCAAGGCGGCGCTGAAGCGGGCGATCGAGGCCGAGGCGAAGACCGCGACGCCCGCGCCGTCCGCGCCGTCCGGCCAATGA